The Thermoleophilaceae bacterium genome contains the following window.
GGCGAGGCCCAGCAGCACGCCGCCCCGATTCGCGCCCCAGAGACCTGGCGCTGCCGTCCACCAGGTTTCGCTTGTCCAGAGGGGCGCACATATCTATCAGCATCCAGTAGCCGACCCGCTGTCGGCGCGGCCGCGATGACGGATCGTATTAACGGTCGGCCATCGAGCGGCGGCACCGCTCGAATCCGCGAGGACCTGCGCCTGCTCGAGCGCTACCGGGAGACCGGCGATCCCGCACTGCGCGACGCGGTGGTGGAGCGCTTCCTGCCGCTCGCCCGGCAGCTCGCGCGGCGATACGAACGGGCCGACGAGCCGATCGACGACCTCGTGCAGGTCGCGAGCATGGGGCTCGTGAAAGCGGTCGAGCGCTTCGACCCGACCCGCGGCATCGCGTTCTCGAGCTTCGCCGTGCCCACGATCCTCGGCGAGCTGAAGCGCTACTTCCGCGACGTGGGTTGGGCGGTGCATGTGCCACGCAGCATGCAGGAGCGGGCGCTCGAGGTGAACCGCGCGGTGACGGAGCTGTCGCGCACGCTCGGGCGCTCCCCCACCCCCGCCGAGCTCGCGGAGGCAACGGAGTTCACGCATGAAGAGGTGCTCGAGGCACTCGAGGCCGCGACCGCGTACGACAGCGTGCCGCTCGACGCGCCCCGCTCCGACGACGGCGACGAGGTGGGAGTGGTGGCGCGGTTGGGCGCGGAGGACCCGGGCTATGAGCTCGCCGAGTACTCGGCCACGCTCGCGCCCGAGTTGCGGGCGTTGCCGGAGCGCGACAGGCTCGTGCTTCACCTGCGCTTCGTGGAGGACCTCACGCAGTCGGAGATCGCGGAGCAGATCGGCGTTTCGCAGATGCACGTGTCGCGGCTGATCCGGGCGGCGCTCACGAAGCTGCGCAACGGCGTCGAGGCTCAGGGCTCGTAGAAGCACGAAAGCCCCCTCTTCCCAGTGGGGGCTTTCGGCACTCGCCTGTTGGCCGAGAGGATAGGCGGCGCTGTCACGCCTCGGGTGCCGCAAGAGCACCCACCACCTCGCGCCACCACGCGCGCTCAGCGTCGGTCGCCGCCTGGCGCACCTTCCGGCGGGCCGCATCCTGCACGTGCCGCCGGCCGCCGATCAGCACGGTGTCTCCGCTCACGGCGTAGCGCCCGTCCTCGAGCAGCACGAGCGCTCCCGGATGTCCGTCGCGGCGTGTCCGCAGCTGATCGAGCACGGGCACACCGCTCAGCTTCGACGGGTGGCCGCGGTCACCGGCATCCGAGGTCGCCGACCATGGGCGGGTGGTGTGCACCGGCTGGGTCCCGGTGATCGGGCGGCGGCGGCGATGCTGGCGACCGATCGGCCCCGTACGCCAGCGCTCGAGCAGGCGCGTGAAGTCGATCGCCGCCTCCTGGCGCACGAGCACGTGGAGGCGGTCTCCCGC
Protein-coding sequences here:
- a CDS encoding SigB/SigF/SigG family RNA polymerase sigma factor; the protein is MTDRINGRPSSGGTARIREDLRLLERYRETGDPALRDAVVERFLPLARQLARRYERADEPIDDLVQVASMGLVKAVERFDPTRGIAFSSFAVPTILGELKRYFRDVGWAVHVPRSMQERALEVNRAVTELSRTLGRSPTPAELAEATEFTHEEVLEALEAATAYDSVPLDAPRSDDGDEVGVVARLGAEDPGYELAEYSATLAPELRALPERDRLVLHLRFVEDLTQSEIAEQIGVSQMHVSRLIRAALTKLRNGVEAQGS